In Planococcus sp. MB-3u-03, the DNA window CTCCTGAAAACATTTTGCGGCGTTCTTCTATATCATCCGGCAAATCAAGTTTTGCCCGTCTTTCGTCAATTGCGCACGAGTGACAGTGACTTCAAGTCCTTTGTCCATGGCTTGCACTTGGATCCACAGCGGCCCTTCCATAACGAAATCGGCTTCTTCATTGACTTCATCCATCATTTCCCAGAAAAGCTCTTCGCTTTTGTCTCTGTTAAACCAAATTTCGTCACGGCTGAACCCTCGCTCTTCAACATCAAGATAGGAAATGTAAAATTTCACTGTGTTGTCGTTAATGCGTTCTATTTCCATTTTACACCTCTCCTTTTCGGATCGGATTAAGAGGAAGTTCCTCAAAAGCCGTGATTTATTACTACCTTCATTATACCTTTCCTGAAGGCTTAAAAACATTTTTCTGCCTATAGGCGGCACCAGAAGATAATTATCTTAGAGTCTAATCGAATCGACAGACTTTTGCAACTAATCAAGATGATAACCACATGCCCAGCTGGAAAACTCCGTCCAGGCGATATGCTAAAAGATAAAGAAAAGCCGTCCCATGATCCCTTATGAAATGCCATAAAGACCGGACAGCTTTTCTCCTTATTCTCAGTTGACCATGCGCTGAGCTTCCAGCAATTGATACGCGCACTTTACGTGGCAGGAATCGGCGGATCTCATCTTCGTTATAACCGACTTGCAGGCGTTTTCATCCATGATAATCGGGCGTCTCAATAAGCCCGGATGTTCCTGGATCAATTCATAGAGGCGCTGCAATGGCAAGCTCTCTACGTCTACATTCAGTTTTGGAAGATCTTCGAACGAGTCGAAATGATTTCATCCGTTCCGTCCTCTGTCATACGTAGAATTTCTTTGATTTCACTTATTGTCAAAGGTTCAGAGAAGATATTGCGTTCTGTATATGGAATATCATGTTCTTCCAGCCACGCTTTCGCCTTACGGCAAGACGTACAGCTTGGAGAAGTGAATAATGTAACCATCATAATGGAGCACTTCCTTTCGGATTCATAGATGTTGAGGGAATTCATTCTTAAATTAGAATCACTATCGTTTAGAAGCTCTACAATCATTATACAACATTAGGCTTCAGTAATATATAGCTGACAGCGAGAATTTTAAAAACATTGATTCTGTCACAGTCTCGCTACATTTTCTGAGAGTTTGTAAAACTTATACACTAGAAATTTACCCGCTCTTTTATCGATTAAACTTCAATAAGAAAATTTATTCTCATTTACGGAATTCTTTGAAAATAAAGCTTCTATTATATAGTACGTCTCATCACTTAAAAGGTTTCATTTTGCTGACTAATTTAAACGGCTTTTGCAAAGATTCAAAATGCCCCTGCTATTCGTCTTTACGACAGCAAGGGCATTTTGTTTATTCAGGTGTGTAGTCGACGCCCCGCGAGTAGCTGTTCCCTGCATTCCAAAGAAGGAATTCATCGATTCCTTGGTCATTCAATGCACGGATCTGGGCTTCACACTTCTGCCTTTCCGTAACGCTTATAGTTTCCTGCGCCCAGGTAGCTGGCGGTGAAATCCTGCAGCCATGGCCGTGAGACAGGCGCTTCATCCAGCTTGGAAAGCACTTCATTTTCCACTTTGCATATTCGGCTACCAGTTTGTATGGTTCCAAATCTGGCTTTGCAATGCCGAAGTATGATGTCCAGTGGCTAGGTATATCATCGAGGAGATGACATCGACATTCTCTGAGATTTTCGAGAAGTTCTGCCCGATGCCAGGTGCTTCCGGCAAGGTTGCGGCATAGCCGAAGATATCAACCGATACCTCTACACCATAGGGTTCGAGTTGTTCTTTCGCATAAGCAACAAAATCCGTCACAGCTTCTACACGGCGCTGTACCGGGTCCAACTTGGATTCTTCGTAGTCGCCCATCGAATAGTCCAGCTGCTCGCCAAGCCGCTCAAATCCTTCAGGGAAACGCACGTAATCGAATTGGATTTCCTTGAATCCCATTTTTGCGGCTTCGATCGCCACTTGCACGTTGTAATCCCAAACTTCCTTCATGAATGGATTGACGAATGCTTCCCCTCGGCCGTTTGTCCAGACTTGGCCGCCTGTTGTAAAGGAAAGTTCAGGATGCTGTTCCGCAAGTACCGTATCCTTGAAGACCACCACACGAGCAATCGGGTAAATCTGCTCCTGTTCCATTTGCTCAAGCATTGCACGCGGGTCTTTAATCAGCGAAGTTCCGATGCCTTTATCGGCCAGCGAGGAATCTTCTTCCGGGATATACGTTAAATGCCCCATGTCTTCCTTGACGTCAATGACCATCGCGTTCAAATCGGTATTTCCTACGAGATCGACCAATGAAGAAAACCGGGCTCCCCCGGCTGAGTTCCCAGTGACGAATATTCCGCGGACCGCATCAGGATATTCGAAATTCAATCCTGAATCGAAACCGAAGCGCTGCGATGTCCCAAGCAGCCCTGAGTCGATGCTCACCATTTCATATGTACGGGTCGAAAAATCTTCCGTTGCGGTTTCAGCCGCCTGCACAGTGCTGGCGCTCCCCAGTAAAAATAAAGACGCAGCAAGCCATTTCAAGGATTTCATACAGATTCACACACCTTTTCCGCTTTTCTCCAGTCTACCATTTTTAAGGGCTTTAAGCAGGATAATTTAGTAAATTTAGAGAAACTCAGACATTTATTTGTTTTGATCAGTTATTTCCAACATCTATTCCATTTACACACAAAAAAAGCACGTGCCCTTAAACAGGCACGTGCTTTTCAAGTTTTACTTTTTGGCTGCTAGACGCTCTTGCAGCTCTGCAAATTCTTTCTCTGAGCAGTCTACAAAATGGTTCGGTGAAACTTCGCGCATTTTCACATCTTCCCCATCCGTGTAGTTATGGACTGCCGGGTCATAAGCTTTACGCGTACGATTGCGCTCATAGTTCGGGTCTGGAAGCGGAATAGCCGAAAGCAATGATTGCGTATATGGGTGCATCGGGTTTTCGTACAATTCATCAGCTGGCGCCAATTCCACCAATTTACCGAAGTACATCACGCCAATGCGGTCTGAAATGTATTTAACCATCGACAAATCGTGTGCGATGAACAAATACGTCAAGCCCTTTTCTTCCTGAAGTTCTTTCAGCAAGTTGACGACCTGCGCTTTGATGGAAACATCAAGTGCAGAGATCGGTTCATCTGCAATAATAAAGTCCGGATCTACCGCCAAAGCACGCGCAATGCCTAGACGCTGGCGCTGTCCGCCTGAGAATTCATGCGGATAGCGGTTAGCGTGCTCTTTGTTCAAGCCAACCGTTTCCAATAGGTCATAGACCATTTTCTTACGGTCGCTAGCATCTTTTGCCAAACCGTGGATATCGATGCCTTCCGCGATGATATCCATGACTTTCATTCGCTGGTTCAAGGAAGCGTAAGGATCCTGGAAAATCATCTGCATTTTGCGGTTGAATTTCTTCAGGTCTTTCTTGTTTTCTTGCCGTGCACACTTTCTCCCTCATAAAGTACTTTGGCCATCCGTCGCATCGTACAAGCGAATGATCGAGCGGCCGGTTGTGGATTTCCGCAACCTGACTCGCCTACAAGCCCAAGCGTTTCGCCTTTGTAAATATCGAAAGAAATGCCATCTACTGCTTTTACTTCGTTTGCTTTACCAACATTGAAATGCTGTTTGAGATTCTTTATTTCAACCAATTTTTCAGCCATTAGTTCGCGCTCCCTTCATAATAACGGCTTCCAGGGAACTTTTTCATCCGTTCGATGACCATTTTAGGAGGTTCGACTGTTGGCGCTTCAGGATGAAGAAGCCATGTGGCCGCCATGTGCGTATCGCTGACTTTAAAGAACGGAGGCGGCTGTTCCATATCAATCTTCATGGCGTATTCACTGCGCAGCGCAAATGCATCGCCTTTTGGCGGATCGAGAAGATCCGGTGGCGTGCCAGGAATCGCATACAGTTTTGCATCTTCTGCATCCATTGAAGGCATTGAACTGAGAAGGCCCCATGTGTATGGATGCTGCGGGTTGTAGAAAATTTCATCGACTGTGCCGATTTCTACGATCTTCCCACCGTACATAACAGCTACGCGGTCTGCTACGTTTGCCACAACCCCAAGGTCGTGGGTGATGAAAATGATCGAGGTGTCGATTTTTTTCTGCAAGTCTTTCATCAATTCCAGGATTTGCGCTTGGATCGTCACATCGAGAGCAGTTGTCGGCTCATCGGCGATCAAGATCTGCGGGTTGCACGCTAGAGCAATGGCAATAACGATCCGCTGGCGCTGTCCACCTGAGAATTGGTGAGGATATTGTTTCATGCGAAGTTCCGGTTTAGGCATGCCGACCAGGCGCAGCAAGTCAATCGCTACTTTTTTCGCTTCATCTTTGCTGATTTTTTGGTGCTTCAAAATCGGCTCTGTAATCTGTCGGCCGATCGGCATCGTCGGGTTGAGCGATGTCATAGGGTCCTGGAAAATCATCGAGATGTCTTTACCGCGGATTTTCTGCATTTCCTTATCGCTCAACTTCGTCAAGTCACGCCCGCCGAACAGGATTTCCCCGCTTTTAAATTCAGCACTCTCTTCAGGCAATAAACGCATGATTGATTTGGTGGTAACGGATTTACCGGAACCGGATTCTCCTACGATTGCCAATGTTTCACCTTTATATAGATCAAAGTTAACGCCTCGGATTGCCTTTACTTCGCCACCATATGTGTTGAAGGAAAGTTCGAGGTCTTTTACTTGAAGTATTTTTTCCATCTAAGGCTTTCCTCCTTAATCTTTCATCTTCGGATCGAGCGCATCACGCAAGCCGTCACCAATTAAGTTAAATGCAATCATGATCAAACTCAACACTACAGCCGGGAACAAGAGAATATGCGGCTGATACTGAATCAGTTTATAGCCATCATTGATCAATGTCCCAAGAGACGCATCCGGAGCCTGTAGTCCGAGCCCGATAAAGCTCAAGAAAGCTTCGAAGAAAATAGCGCCTGGGATCGTGAACATCGTGTTGATGATGATGACACCGAGAACGTTCGGCATCAAATGCTTCCAGATGATGCGGCTATCACTCGCACCGAGTGTACGGGCTGCAAGAACGAATTCCTGGCTCTTGTATTTAAGAACTTGCCCACGTACTACCCGCGACATGCCGGTCCAACCGGTTATCGTCAGGGCGATGATGATCGCGAGTATCCCCGGGTCCATGATGAGGATAAAGAGGATAACGACGACTAGGTTTGGAATACCTGTCAAAATCTCAACGATACGCTGCATGACATCATCTATACGGCCTCCGAAATAGCCGGAAATCCCACCGTAGATGACGCCGATCAACATATCAATCGCTGCTGCCACGAATGCGATGAACAAGGAAACTTGTGTCCCTTTCCATACACGTGAGAACATGTCACGGCCAAGGCCGTCTGTACCGAACCAGTAATTCTGTTCGACATTCTTCATTTCGTATAAGTCAACTTCGCGTCCGCCAAGTGTACCTACCCCATCCATGATGCCCAGGTTTTCGATAACAGGCATTTTCGGGGGCAAGTTGGCGTGCGTGATGGTTTGGTCATTTGGTTCGTACGGGCTGATCATCGGCCCGACGAATGACATGATAAGAATCAAGCCAAATAGGATCAAACTAATGATCGCACCTTTGTTTTTCTTCAGGCTGCGCCAAGCATCCTGCCAAAAACTGACACTTGGTTTAGAGATTTTCTCTGCCTCTTGTGTATCTCTAGGAATGCGTGTAAACGCATCTTGAGGTAGCTTTTCATAATTCTGTGTCATTAACTCTTACCTCCTGAAAGACGAATACGAGGATCGATGACGCCATACAAAATATCTACGATCAAAATAACCACGATCAAGAATACAGAGAAGAATATTGTCGTACCCATGATAATCGAGAAGTCATTGACCATGATTGATTTTACGAACTGCTCACCGATTCCAGGAATCGCAAAAATCTGTTCGACTACGAGTGAGCCTGTCAAAATGCTGACTGCCATCGGCCCAAGAACCGTGATCAATGGAATCAAAGCATTTCGGAATGCATGTTTGAAAGCGATTTCAGACCCGCTGGCCCCTTTAGCTTTTGCTAAAGTGATATAGTCAGATCCAAGAACTTCGATCATTTCTGTACGAATAAACCTTGCAGCCGTTGCCAGTGGGAACATCGCCAATGCTATTGACGGCAGTACGCTGGACATGAATCCATCTTTCCACAGCGCCACTGGGAACAGGTCCCATTTTAAACCGAGCCAGTATTGTAGCATGGATGCAAAAACGAATGATGGAATGGATATACCGATAATCGCAACGACCGTACTTCCATAATCCACCCAAGTATTTTGCCTGAGCGCCGCGACCATCCCGAAGAGGATTCCGAGAACAGTTCCGAGTAGCATTCCCTGGAATCCGATCTGGGCTGACGGCCCCATGCGGCTTAAAATAACATCCGTTACGTTTGCGCCTTTGAATTGGTTAATCGAAATACCCAAATCACCTTTAAGCAAACCAAACATATAATCGAAATATTGAACAGGAAGGGGTTGGTCCAGTCCGTACCGTGCCTCTACGACTGCCCGTTGTTCAGGAGATAGCTTATCTGCGGAAGCAATTGGGGAACCTGGTAATATTTTCATCAAGAAAAATGTAAACGTGGCAATAAGCGCTAAAGTGATGAACATGTAAATTAATCTTTTTCCAATATAGCGTGCCATGGTGCACCTCCAAAATAAAATCGCTCTATGATCTCAAGCATCAAAAGACGCTTGTACTTTTCTGATTAAGCAGAATACCGTTAATTTTCGGTGAATTTCTTCACAGTAGAAAAGAGAGTATATCAATCCCTTGATATACTCTCTTTCTATTATGTTTTCCTAAAGTACATTCAGTTGGGAATTCTTATTCCTTACCGGAAATGTAAGCCCATTTGTAGCTGTAATCTCCACCGAATGGGTGTTTGACGATGTTGTTAACATATGGCTTTTGAAGGGACATGATACCGCGCTGATAAATCGGTGCGATAGCAGCGTCTTCTTCAATCAAGATTTTTCAGCTTGAGCCATTGCTTCCCAGCGTCCTTCAGCATCCTGTGCCAATTTGCCTTTAGCTTGCTCTACCAAGTTATCGAACTCTTCGTTAGAGTAAGACATCAAGTTGTGAGAAGCGCCAGTTACGAATAGGTCGATGAATGTCATCGGATCCTGGAAGTCAGGGCCCCAACCAGAGTTTTGGATATCGTAGTCTTGTGCTTCATCAAGCTCAAGGCGTACGCCGAATGGTACAGCTTTCAAGTTAACTGTCAAACCTTCAAGGTTTGTTTCAAGCTGTTCTTTCAAGTAAGCATCCATTTTACCAGCAAGCTCCGAGTCGCCGCCGAGAAGTTCAAGAGTGACTTCTGTTTCGCCGATTTCCTCTAGGCCTTGTTCCCAGTAAGTTTTCGCTTCGTCAGCGTTGAATGGAAGCATGTCTCCGTTGATGTCACGGAAGTCTTCGCCCGCTTCGTTGAAAGTGAAATCAGTTGGTACTAGGTAGTTAGCCGGAAGAGATCCGTTCGCTAGAACTACATCTACAAGGTCTTGCTTGTTGAATCCTGTTGCAATCGCTTTACGGATGTTTTCGTTAGCGAGTGGCGTTTCTTCGCCATCACGTTCTTGGTTGAATTTCAAGTAGAACAAAGTTGGTTCAAGTTCTTTCACAACTTCTGGGTCTTCAGCGTACTGCATTGCAAATTCACCAGAAAGTCCTACGCGGTCTTTTTCACCAGATTGGTAAAGGTTTACTGCAGTTGAAGTTTCTTTAACTACGTCAACATTAACTGTTTCAAGTTGAACAGTTTCAGCATCCCAGTACTCTGGATTTTTCTCCATTGTCCAAGTAAGGCCAGTGCCATCCCAGTTTGTTAGAGTGAACGGCCCGTTGTATAGGATTGTTTCAGAGTTAGAAGCGTAGTTATCGCCTTGCTCAGTTACGAATTCTTCGTTCAATGGATAGAATGTACCGAAAGCCATCAATGACATGAAGTAAGGAGTCGGGCGCTCAAGTTCTACGACAAGAGTCTTGTCGTCTTCAGCTGTGATTCCTAGTTCAGAGACTTCCATGTCCCCTTCAGATACTTCTTTAGCGTTTTTGATTGTTCCAGCCATCATGTAAGGCCCGTAAGGTGAACCAGTGTCTGGGTCAATCGCGCGCTGCCAAGCATAGACGAAATCGTTAGCTGTGACCGGTGTACCGTCCGACCAGTTAGCATCACGTAGTTTGAAAGTGTACGTCAAGCCGTCTTCACTGATTTCAGGCTCGCCTTCAGCAAGAGCAGGCTCAGCAATGTTTTCTTGGTTCAAACGGAACAAACCTTCGTTTACGTTGTTAAGGATGTTGAATGCTACTGCATCCTCAGCAATCGAAGAATCCATTGACGGGATTTCTGCTCCTTCGATCAAGTTTAGTTCTTGTACAGAGTCAGGTTCGCCGCCGTTGCCTTCTGCGCCTTCTGCACCTTCTGTCTCTTCTGTGTCTGTGTTTTCCGTCCCAGTATCAGTGTCGTCTCCGCCGCCGCAAGCAGCTAGGAAAGCACTAAGTACCAAAACCAGGCCAAGTAGCCATAAAATCTTGCTGTTTTTCACTGATT includes these proteins:
- a CDS encoding ABC transporter ATP-binding protein, which encodes MEKILQVKDLELSFNTYGGEVKAIRGVNFDLYKGETLAIVGESGSGKSVTTKSIMRLLPEESAEFKSGEILFGGRDLTKLSDKEMQKIRGKDISMIFQDPMTSLNPTMPIGRQITEPILKHQKISKDEAKKVAIDLLRLVGMPKPELRMKQYPHQFSGGQRQRIVIAIALACNPQILIADEPTTALDVTIQAQILELMKDLQKKIDTSIIFITHDLGVVANVADRVAVMYGGKIVEIGTVDEIFYNPQHPYTWGLLSSMPSMDAEDAKLYAIPGTPPDLLDPPKGDAFALRSEYAMKIDMEQPPPFFKVSDTHMAATWLLHPEAPTVEPPKMVIERMKKFPGSRYYEGSAN
- the opp3C gene encoding oligopeptide ABC transporter permease, which translates into the protein MTQNYEKLPQDAFTRIPRDTQEAEKISKPSVSFWQDAWRSLKKNKGAIISLILFGLILIMSFVGPMISPYEPNDQTITHANLPPKMPVIENLGIMDGVGTLGGREVDLYEMKNVEQNYWFGTDGLGRDMFSRVWKGTQVSLFIAFVAAAIDMLIGVIYGGISGYFGGRIDDVMQRIVEILTGIPNLVVVILFILIMDPGILAIIIALTITGWTGMSRVVRGQVLKYKSQEFVLAARTLGASDSRIIWKHLMPNVLGVIIINTMFTIPGAIFFEAFLSFIGLGLQAPDASLGTLINDGYKLIQYQPHILLFPAVVLSLIMIAFNLIGDGLRDALDPKMKD
- the opp3b gene encoding oligopeptide ABC transporter permease codes for the protein MARYIGKRLIYMFITLALIATFTFFLMKILPGSPIASADKLSPEQRAVVEARYGLDQPLPVQYFDYMFGLLKGDLGISINQFKGANVTDVILSRMGPSAQIGFQGMLLGTVLGILFGMVAALRQNTWVDYGSTVVAIIGISIPSFVFASMLQYWLGLKWDLFPVALWKDGFMSSVLPSIALAMFPLATAARFIRTEMIEVLGSDYITLAKAKGASGSEIAFKHAFRNALIPLITVLGPMAVSILTGSLVVEQIFAIPGIGEQFVKSIMVNDFSIIMGTTIFFSVFLIVVILIVDILYGVIDPRIRLSGGKS